CCGACTCCGCCAGCCAGCTCGGACGGCGTTGCGACAGCGAGCCCCGCTCCCAGCCCCGTAGCTCCCGGCCTCCGTCTGGCGGCCGTCGCTGATCAGCCCCCTTGCCGACCCGCCCCGGTCGGTTGCAACTCCTCTTCTCCCAGCACTGATGCGCCTGGAGAAGCGTCCCGGGGCCGGAAGGCGGCGGCGAAGGCTGGCGCTGACATCCGCGGCGAGGTCCTGCTCACTCTCGCCCGGCTGAGTCTGGCCACGCCCCGCCAGCTCAAGGCCCTGCTGCTGCCGCACCAGCAGGACACCGACCACGCCCGTCGCGCGCTGCGCAACCTGCGCGACGAATCGCCGGCTCTGGTCGGCCGAACCCACCGCGCCCAGCAGAGCTACTGGTACTGCACCCCGGCAGGCCTCGCTGAAGCCGCCGCCTCCGGCGAGCTCGCACCGAGGACCGGCCGGACCACCGGTCAGCGAGCAGCGAGCAGGACGGGCCTGCGCGGGCACGGCAACGCCCTGGTCGACACCGTCATCGCCTTCCACCAGTCGAAGGAGGCCGACCAGAGCGACTGGCACCTCGAGGTCGCCCACCCCACTCCGGCCGGGAACCTGCTCCCCGACGCCGTGGTGCTCCTGGACAACGGCTCCAGCGCGTTCGTGGAGATCGACCGCACCATGTCCTACGCCCGCCTGGTCGCCAAGCTGGAGCGCTACGACGCCTACCGCAACGGACCGCCGTCCGGGCGCGGCAACGCCGCCCGGGCCCCGCGCTCCCACTGGCAGGAGACGTATGCCGGGCCGTCCCTCGAGCGCGGCTTCCCGCCGGTGCTGTTCGTCTTCGCCCCGGCCCCGCGCCGCGGCGCGAGGGAGGAACGCTGCCCTCTGGAGGCGTTGCCGAAGGCGCGGTGAGCACGGCGGGCACGGCGGGCACGGCCCGGCCTGGCCTGGATGAATTGAGGCAGGGGCCGGGCCCGCCGCCGCGCGGGCGTTGTCGGTGGCTGCTGCGAGGCTGGACGGCATGAACGGAGACGAGCAGCTGCTGAACGGCCGCGTCTACGGCGCGGAGCACGACGACCCCAACCCCGGCCCGCTCCCACACCGGACCTACGCCGCACTGGTCGGCGGACCGCTGGACGGCCTGCTGCTGGACATCCACGGATGGCGGACCGTGGAAGTCGACGACGGCGTGGCCCTGCCCACCGAACTCGGACAGTTCCCCGGCGGCCGCGCCCTGTACGACCCGCGCCCCGGCGAGCCGCGCACACCGGGCCCGGGCGTGAGCTGCCGCCTGTACTACTCCGGCGACACCCCCTGACCACAACCCCGACCATCAGCCCGACCACGGCAGGTCAACGGGCAGGCATCCCGCGAAGTCCAGTAGGACTGATCGTTCTCAAGGTCAGCGCCGGCGCCGCGCTCAGGGGTGGCTGCCGGAGGGCACCTGTTCCTTCGACGAAGTTCCGTCCCGACAACGCTGGCGCCCCCCGCAGTTCACCCAGCGCAGAACCCTCGCCGAAGAGCACCACTGGCGCGCGAGCCGGCCGAAAGCCGTCCGAGGCTGGAACACCGCGGTCATCGGCGCCGGACATGTCGGGCCAGCGCAATTAACGCCGGTATACCGAGCGCTGCGCAAGGCGTTTGAGGACGGCAAGAACGAGCCAGGGGCAGCGGACTTCTACTACGGCGAGATGGAGATGCGCCGCCACGACCGCACAGGCACCACCCGAGCTGAACGCGGACTGCTGCACGCCTACTGCCTGCGTGCCTTGCGATCCCTGGGCTGGCTCGCTGCCGCCATGCTCGTCACCATTGTGCTGCTCATGGGCCTCGGGCTACCGAAGGATGATCCTCAGAACCCCACCGGGAACAGGTGGACGGGAAAGCGCTTCGAGAAGGCCCTGAACATCACGCTCAACTCCGTGGTGTTCCGCTCCAGCGGACAGGACCTGACCACCGCTGGCACCTACATCGAGATGACCTCTCGCCTCCTGGAACCTGCCCTTCTTGCCCTGGCTGTCCTCGCCGTCCGCGGACGTATCAAACGCTGACCATCCGCCACCGGGTGCTCAGCAAACTGAACACCCAACCGCTACCTACCGCGCCGGTGCTCCCCAAGGTCGTACGGCGGCGGCTGGGCCTCCGCCGTACGACCACCCGAATCGGCTATGCCGCCACACCTGTTGCGCCTGCTGGCTTGATCTTTAACCTGTGCGGCGTGGTCGTGGGGTGGTTGACGTCTTCGTTCGCTGTTTCGCAGGTTGTGTCTTGCCGGGTGTGTGCACGTCGTGGCGGGGTGTGGGCCGGGTGTTCTTTCTGCCTGGTGGTCGTCCGGGGCCGGGGCGGGAGGGTTTCGGTGCTTGGGCCGGGCAGCTGGCCTTGGGGCGGATGTGCCGGAAGTCGCGGCGGACTCGGGCGGGGGTGAGCCTGTCCGGCGGGGTCGGTCTCTCCCAGGGCCGCCGCAGGTCGGCCGCCAGCGGTCGGGCGAGCCGCAGTTGGGTGTAGGCGGCGAGGATCAGCCAGGTCCGCCGGTCGGCTGCCTCGGGAGTGCGGATCTTCGGGGAGGTCCAGCCGAGGGTTTGTTTGAACAGGCGGAAGGTGTGCCCCGGTCGCAGGTGTGGCACAGGATCCGTTCCGGTGAGGTGTGGGCGTCGGGCCGCAGCCAGCAGGTGACGTCGATGGCCAGCACCAGCCGGCCGTCGGCAGCCCGTGGCCGTGGCACTTCGGCCAGTGCCCGCCGCAGCCGGCCGGCATCAATGCGTCCACGGGCCACCGCGGCGTAGAGCCCTCCGTGGCCGCGGCGGTGTTCGCCCACCAGCGACAGCTCCGCCAGCGACCTCACCGGTCCGTCGCCGCACAGAACGGCATCAGCCAGCTCGGACAACGCGTCCGAACGAGCGGTCAGGCAGGAGTAGAACTCGCCCCGGAAGCATGACAGTTGTGCCAATGCGTCAGACCGGGCGTCGTGATGCAGCAGACTCATCCTCACGGCCTTCGTTCTGAATGTGTGTGTTCCTTGGTCGGAGCACATGTTCAGACGAAGGCCGCTTCCCCGTACGGCAGTTACCGGACCGAGGATCAAGCTCGACGCACCGTTCGACACCGGACGTTAAAGATCAAGCTGGGGGATGTCCCGTAATTGATCTTCAAAGGTTGTTGGATGCATGGTGGGGTTGCCAGGAGCGTGTTCAGCCTGGCGGCGTTGGCTCGATCGCGGCGGACACTTCAGCGAGGAGTGATTCGACCTCTGCTCCCCAGCGCGAGCTCACCACCAGGTCCCGTGCAGGGTCGACCCATAGCAGGTGACCGCCGCCGTTTCCCCTGGCGCAGCGCCCGGTGGACGGGGCCTTGGGCCAGACCGTGCGGTGGTCGTTCAGCCACCATGACAGCCCGTAGTCGGGCTTGACCGGGCAGGGCCGCCACATCTCTTCGATCCACCCGGTGGACAGCAACCGACGCCTGCCCCATTGCCCGTTTCGTAGGCACAGTTGGCCGATCCGGGCAAGGTCGAGAGCATTGATCCATAGGCCGCCGCCCCAGTGTGCGCCGCCGGACACCACGAGGATGCGTCGGCCGTCGATCTCGATCGCGGAATCGGCGTAACCGTGCCAGGACCAGCCGGACGAAGCCCCGATCGGCTCCATGATCCGCTCGTGCAGGGCCTCGGGCAGGGGTCGGCGGAGCAGGACAGTGAGCGCAAGGGCGGTCAGGTTCACTCGGACGTCGTTGTAGGCCCAGCCCGCTCCGGGCGGTCCGCCGGCTGACTCCGTTCCCTCACGGGTGCTCTGGGCGTCGGCCCAGGTTGGCTTGGACCACAGCTCGCCCTCCCACTGGCTGGACTGGTCCAGAAGGTGTCGCCAGGTGATCTTCCGTGCGTGTGCGTCGCCGAACTGCGGCAGGTCGACCGAGCGGCACACGGGCTCGTCCAACCGGAGCAGACCGTCATCGAACGCCAGCCCGGCCACGAGGGACAGGACGCTTTTGGTAGCGCTGAAAGCCATCTCCGTCCGCTCCGTGTCGCCCCAGGAGGCGAGGACCACGCCGCGCCGCACCACGACGCCGCTCGCCCCGTGCCCGTCGAGCAGAGGGCCCAGCACTGCACGATGTGAGACGTCGCAGACTTGGGAGGCCAGGTAGGACCTCATGTTCTGAATCCCCGGTACTGTCCGCTCAGCCTGTTCCTTCGCGGCGCGTGCCAGCCGGGTGGCATCCACCCTCGACCACGGGTCACCGACATGCCCGCCCTCGTCCAGACACTGCCCTACGTTGATCATCAACCCCGCCCTCTACGCGTTCTGTTGACCGTCCGGATGCTCCTACCCCACGATCCACCCGACTGTCGCCAACGCACTGACCTGGCAGTCCTGAGGTCGTCCGGAGCGGTTGCCAGCGAGAGGAGGCTGCTTGACGGGCCGTGGGATGATCTTGAGATAGCTGGTGTGGTCACGGCGTCGGAGCCCTCTTGGACAGCACCGTTCACCGGGCTCAGCCCACGTGACCTTCGGCAAGCTGGTGACTGTGCTGCGGCGCGATGGCGCTGATTCGCCGCGACGGGGACGGCCGTCTCGACGACCGTGCCGACTCGCTCATCCACCAGGAGGTCACGTACCTGATCACAGTCGCGCTCCGGCAGCGTGACGGTGGCGAAGTCCGGAGCGCCATCGGGACTCCGCGGCGGCCCGTGCTCGATGAGTTCGCGGCGTACGGCGGCCACTCGATCCCGCCACTCGCCTGCGACTCCGTCCGGTTGCACGATGGAGTTCACCAAGCACACTCCTTTTGGCTGAGGGCACGGCATCGACGGTGTCACGTACTGCCGCGACATCGCCGACATCCACGACCAGCTCATCGAGCTCGGGCAGATAGGCCGGCTGCGCACCCGGATCGCCGACGAACTCGGCATCGAT
This window of the Streptomyces canus genome carries:
- a CDS encoding replication-relaxation family protein, translated to MTTAPLPPVPPTPPASSDGVATASPAPSPVAPGLRLAAVADQPPCRPAPVGCNSSSPSTDAPGEASRGRKAAAKAGADIRGEVLLTLARLSLATPRQLKALLLPHQQDTDHARRALRNLRDESPALVGRTHRAQQSYWYCTPAGLAEAAASGELAPRTGRTTGQRAASRTGLRGHGNALVDTVIAFHQSKEADQSDWHLEVAHPTPAGNLLPDAVVLLDNGSSAFVEIDRTMSYARLVAKLERYDAYRNGPPSGRGNAARAPRSHWQETYAGPSLERGFPPVLFVFAPAPRRGAREERCPLEALPKAR
- a CDS encoding serine hydrolase domain-containing protein → MLGPLLDGHGASGVVVRRGVVLASWGDTERTEMAFSATKSVLSLVAGLAFDDGLLRLDEPVCRSVDLPQFGDAHARKITWRHLLDQSSQWEGELWSKPTWADAQSTREGTESAGGPPGAGWAYNDVRVNLTALALTVLLRRPLPEALHERIMEPIGASSGWSWHGYADSAIEIDGRRILVVSGGAHWGGGLWINALDLARIGQLCLRNGQWGRRRLLSTGWIEEMWRPCPVKPDYGLSWWLNDHRTVWPKAPSTGRCARGNGGGHLLWVDPARDLVVSSRWGAEVESLLAEVSAAIEPTPPG